In Megamonas funiformis, the following proteins share a genomic window:
- a CDS encoding TrbG/VirB9 family P-type conjugative transfer protein, with protein MNTKNKILAMTLALNFCIFPASAQQAVYNVNDGKQIATELQYDYYANSLYCINVKVGHVTDIILHEGENFIGAIGGDTKQWMIDKARVGNVTHIYIKPLVNSARTDIIINTDKRSYHFLITATDYYNPIVSFNFPEEIVAQKKTEIKKLNKPTKEEKEFMTIFTESKNGEVVLKDMNYKYKIKANNKRLAEDICPKKVFDDGVRTYIEMPKNRYDLPVLYNVDDMDDEKLTLVNYRIKGKYYIADRVFNHARLQYTSKLYVDIYPVEEGDKK; from the coding sequence ATGAATACGAAAAACAAGATATTAGCGATGACACTTGCCTTGAATTTTTGTATATTTCCGGCTTCAGCACAGCAAGCTGTTTATAACGTCAACGACGGTAAGCAAATAGCGACCGAGCTTCAGTACGATTACTACGCAAATAGTCTATACTGTATAAACGTTAAAGTTGGTCATGTAACGGATATTATTCTGCATGAAGGGGAAAATTTTATTGGTGCTATAGGTGGAGATACTAAACAATGGATGATTGATAAAGCTAGAGTAGGTAATGTTACACATATTTATATAAAGCCATTAGTAAATAGTGCTAGAACAGACATAATAATAAATACAGATAAACGTTCATATCACTTTTTGATTACGGCTACAGATTATTATAATCCTATAGTCAGTTTTAATTTTCCAGAAGAAATAGTTGCACAAAAGAAAACAGAAATAAAAAAACTTAATAAACCAACAAAAGAAGAAAAAGAATTTATGACAATTTTCACTGAAAGTAAAAACGGCGAAGTTGTTTTAAAAGATATGAATTATAAATATAAAATTAAAGCAAATAATAAAAGATTAGCTGAAGATATATGTCCTAAGAAAGTTTTTGATGATGGAGTGCGTACTTATATTGAGATGCCAAAGAATAGATATGACCTGCCAGTTCTTTATAATGTGGACGATATGGACGATGAAAAATTGACACTTGTAAATTATAGAATTAAAGGCAAATACTATATTGCAGATAGAGTATTTAATCACGCAAGACTTCAATATACATCAAAGTTATATGTGGATATATACCCAGTAGAAGAAGGTGATAAGAAATGA
- a CDS encoding TrbI/VirB10 family protein: MSFKEKIENLFHRNKKKSDDELINEELSEGDMGEINFEDVSTEDEVKTLQKKKIMIVGGVIAVVAIAAVVSNAMTNKKVQQQNRPLSSAGIAVSPAQALPDKYSDIAKYNKDSEEEKKLRKDEIRGKSDTKTATNGVVTKQQVNSSGNSGTGATTKNDAKVVYVKPSNNSVSNINSFDKEQQKVEAEAEAKREAMISSSLAFAIASDIANGKPIKEVVSDNINASTVSTEYDNYNDDNFVNYGISYTLNAGTVIPATLLTGITSDVPCGDVVAQIRQDVYDSLTGTHLLIPQGSRLIGTSGQAGSRGNKRIGVIFTRIILPSGVSIILPDQKAIDGVGYPGLEDEYTEHKGAAYGSAFMAALLGAAAQSATGNTSGDDERSPGQEAVSGAVAEILRTGEKFVDRELEKQPTITINPGFQFSVFINQDLNLGEYNDF, from the coding sequence ATGAGTTTTAAAGAGAAAATAGAGAACCTTTTTCATAGAAATAAAAAGAAATCTGATGATGAGCTTATAAATGAGGAACTTTCTGAAGGTGATATGGGGGAAATAAATTTTGAAGATGTTTCGACTGAAGATGAGGTTAAAACATTACAAAAAAAGAAAATAATGATTGTTGGTGGTGTTATTGCTGTTGTTGCTATAGCGGCAGTTGTAAGTAATGCAATGACAAATAAAAAAGTACAACAACAAAATAGACCTCTTAGTTCTGCTGGTATAGCAGTTAGTCCTGCACAAGCATTGCCAGATAAATATTCAGATATAGCAAAATATAATAAGGATAGTGAAGAAGAAAAAAAATTAAGAAAAGATGAAATAAGAGGAAAATCTGATACTAAAACTGCAACTAATGGTGTGGTTACAAAACAACAGGTAAATTCTAGTGGTAATAGTGGAACAGGGGCAACAACAAAAAATGATGCGAAGGTTGTTTATGTTAAACCTAGTAATAATTCTGTAAGTAACATTAACTCTTTTGATAAAGAACAACAAAAAGTTGAAGCTGAAGCTGAAGCAAAAAGAGAAGCCATGATTAGTAGTTCATTAGCATTTGCAATAGCAAGTGATATAGCAAATGGAAAACCTATTAAGGAAGTAGTAAGCGATAACATAAATGCTTCTACTGTTTCTACTGAATATGATAATTATAATGATGATAATTTTGTAAATTATGGTATAAGTTATACATTAAATGCAGGAACTGTTATTCCAGCAACGCTTTTAACTGGAATAACATCTGATGTTCCATGTGGTGATGTTGTAGCACAAATAAGACAAGATGTTTATGATAGTTTAACTGGTACACATCTTTTAATACCGCAAGGAAGCCGTTTAATTGGTACTTCTGGTCAGGCTGGAAGTCGTGGTAATAAAAGAATAGGTGTTATATTTACTAGAATAATTTTACCAAGTGGAGTATCTATTATTTTGCCAGACCAGAAAGCCATAGATGGTGTGGGATATCCTGGTCTTGAAGATGAATATACAGAACATAAAGGAGCAGCCTATGGTAGTGCTTTTATGGCTGCACTTTTAGGAGCTGCGGCACAATCAGCAACAGGAAATACATCAGGTGATGATGAAAGAAGTCCTGGACAAGAGGCAGTGAGTGGAGCTGTTGCAGAAATTCTCCGCACGGGAGAAAAATTTGTTGACCGTGAACTTGAAAAACAGCCAACAATAACTATTAATCCTGGTTTTCAGTTTAGTGTGTTTATAAATCAGGATTTGAATTTAGGTGAGTACAATGATTTTTAA
- a CDS encoding type IV secretory system conjugative DNA transfer family protein produces MIFKLFIAFIPLFAGFWIATQKLAELVEYSFLLGEPFMVSKGIPYYLPHNYFIWFMNFHEYIPQLFAKTYPYIFVSFVISFVLLFLLRKKPELTSHGSAKFGSYNDLLKMDLISANGVVIGQYDGKLLRLFTAFLRAFETIKKEKEAYAEMAFDDKVTRKKEVYSHKLERLYEKLNDSNDEKEIEKLKYLEKVLKEKIDAPVKYDAKKEDKFTVYPYIFLYKKLSKFYAGCKHFYLRDNSNKHLAVIAPTRSGKGVGLIIPTLLGSWTSSVIVNDIKSENWGITAGYRKRMGQTVIKFEPTAEDGSSARWNPLDEIKIGTASEVSMSQNLGMIIADYEGKGKMDHWGQNAANVISLVILHMKYAHFSDPENYPNEPNLYTVAAFLKANMLPIFDDDGKPVMIYVDDDGNVYDEPTSGTIQQQKVDVKGFLDTLKNLQNFEHVPDNGIDIVEWDTKELKYVKKHFTPEDLKNLYPDATSLNYMPNTHPIIYQGFLEILSKAEQECASIISTANTALKEYLDPVLAQNTAVSDFCIDDMMNYKKPVSLYLVTPPSDILRLAPIFRLFFEMMVRHHAKRIGVYKKGRAKNVYKHKCLFLMDEFSSLGNLQSFAATLSYIAGYGMKVFLINQGLPQINGIYGKDNQILMNCHLQIFYAPNDNDTGKYAESLLGNKTIMVQSTSDCGLLTKKTYSKSATGRALMTADEIKRLEDKEIIVASGNPPVMTEKVKYYESNYFLNKLLDAPIVSDVIRNNPYPKRDKLIRVSKINTNIEFDFTYKE; encoded by the coding sequence ATGATTTTTAAATTGTTTATTGCCTTTATTCCGTTATTTGCTGGTTTCTGGATAGCAACACAAAAATTGGCTGAACTTGTAGAGTATAGTTTTCTGCTAGGGGAGCCGTTCATGGTATCTAAAGGAATACCGTATTACTTGCCACACAATTATTTCATCTGGTTTATGAATTTCCACGAGTACATTCCACAGCTTTTTGCTAAAACATACCCATATATTTTTGTGAGTTTTGTTATATCTTTTGTGTTGTTGTTTTTACTTAGGAAAAAACCGGAACTTACCTCTCACGGCAGTGCAAAATTCGGCAGCTACAACGACCTTTTGAAAATGGATTTAATATCCGCAAACGGCGTTGTAATTGGACAATATGATGGCAAATTACTTAGACTGTTTACTGCTTTTTTACGTGCTTTTGAAACTATAAAAAAGGAAAAAGAAGCTTATGCTGAAATGGCATTTGATGATAAGGTAACTCGAAAAAAAGAAGTATATTCGCATAAGTTAGAAAGATTATATGAGAAGTTAAATGATAGTAATGATGAAAAAGAAATAGAAAAGCTGAAGTATTTAGAAAAAGTTTTAAAAGAAAAGATTGATGCTCCAGTTAAATATGATGCTAAAAAAGAAGATAAATTTACCGTTTATCCATATATTTTTTTATATAAAAAGCTTTCTAAATTTTATGCTGGTTGTAAACACTTTTATCTTAGAGATAATTCTAATAAGCATTTAGCAGTTATAGCACCCACTAGAAGTGGTAAAGGTGTCGGGCTTATAATTCCGACGCTTCTTGGTAGCTGGACAAGTTCAGTAATTGTAAATGACATAAAAAGTGAAAACTGGGGAATAACAGCAGGATATAGAAAACGTATGGGGCAAACTGTTATAAAGTTTGAACCAACAGCTGAAGATGGTTCATCAGCTCGTTGGAATCCGCTCGATGAAATCAAAATTGGTACAGCAAGCGAAGTTTCCATGAGCCAAAATCTAGGCATGATAATTGCCGACTACGAAGGGAAAGGCAAGATGGACCACTGGGGACAAAATGCCGCAAACGTTATCTCGCTTGTTATACTGCATATGAAATACGCTCACTTTTCTGACCCGGAAAATTATCCTAATGAGCCTAATTTATATACAGTTGCAGCATTTTTGAAAGCTAATATGTTGCCTATATTTGATGATGATGGTAAACCTGTAATGATATATGTTGATGATGATGGTAATGTTTATGATGAACCGACAAGTGGAACTATTCAACAGCAAAAAGTAGATGTTAAAGGGTTTTTAGATACCCTTAAAAATTTACAAAACTTTGAGCATGTGCCTGATAATGGCATAGATATAGTAGAGTGGGATACAAAAGAACTTAAATATGTAAAAAAACATTTTACGCCAGAAGATTTAAAAAATCTTTATCCAGACGCTACTTCTTTAAATTATATGCCTAATACGCATCCAATTATTTATCAAGGATTTTTAGAGATATTATCTAAAGCAGAACAGGAATGTGCAAGTATAATATCTACTGCTAATACTGCTTTAAAAGAGTATTTAGACCCTGTACTTGCTCAAAATACGGCTGTAAGCGATTTTTGCATTGACGATATGATGAATTATAAAAAACCTGTATCGCTTTATTTAGTTACGCCACCATCGGATATTTTAAGACTTGCTCCTATTTTTAGATTATTTTTTGAAATGATGGTTCGTCATCATGCAAAACGTATAGGTGTTTATAAAAAAGGGAGAGCAAAAAATGTATATAAGCACAAATGTCTATTCTTAATGGATGAATTTTCTTCTCTTGGGAATTTGCAGTCTTTCGCAGCTACATTATCGTATATTGCAGGATATGGAATGAAAGTTTTCCTTATAAATCAGGGGCTTCCGCAAATTAACGGGATATATGGAAAAGACAATCAAATATTAATGAATTGTCATTTGCAGATATTTTATGCTCCGAATGACAATGATACTGGAAAATATGCTGAATCATTGTTAGGTAATAAAACAATAATGGTTCAGTCGACGTCTGACTGTGGACTTTTAACAAAAAAGACTTATTCAAAATCGGCGACAGGTAGAGCTTTAATGACTGCTGATGAAATAAAGCGTTTAGAAGATAAAGAGATAATTGTTGCAAGTGGTAATCCACCAGTAATGACTGAAAAAGTTAAATATTATGAAAGTAATTATTTTTTAAATAAGCTATTAGATGCTCCAATAGTAAGTGATGTAATAAGAAATAATCCTTATCCAAAGAGAGATAAATTAATTAGGGTGAGTAAAATTAATACAAATATAGAGTTTGATTTTACTTATAAGGAGTGA